GCTCACTTCCCGCTCAAGGGGGCGGCCGGCTTCACGACCAGGCGGAAGGCGCGCTCGGCCCGCAGCCAGCGCTGGGCGGCGGCCTGCACGTCCGCGGCGGTGACCTTCTGCGTCCCCGGCACGCTCTGGCGGATGGACTCCAGCCGGCGGGGATCGAACTGGGCGCCTGACAGCTCGGCCAGCCAGTACTGGTTCGTCAGCCGCGCCTTCTGCAGGCGCTCGATCCTGGGGGTCTTGGCCCGGGCGAGCTCGTCGGCCGTGGGCTCCTCGTCCCGAAGGTCGCCGGCGATCTTGGCCACGTCGGCGAAGAAGCCGTCGAGCTTGTCGGGCGGCACCTCCACGCTGGCGGCGATGTAGCCCCAGCCTTCCCAGGTCAGGCTGTGGCTGACCCCGACGTTGGGCGAGTAGGTCGCGCCCTGCGCCTCGCGCAGCTCGTCCAGCAGGCGAAGCTGCAGCACCTCGGACAGGATGGCGGTCTCGCGGGCCCGCTGCGGATCGGCCCAGTAGTCCTCGGTGGGCCAGGCGACGTAGCCGATGGACTGGTCGGCCCGGCCCTTGTGGGTGAGGACCATCGGCGGGTCGCCGCCCTCGGGGAAGCCGACGCGGCGCGCGGCCGCGGGGATCGGCCCGGGCTCCGGCCGCGGGGGCAGGGCGCCGACGGTGGCCGCCACCTTCGCGACGGCGTCCTCGATCGTGACGTCGCCCACGATCACCACCTCGATGCGGCCGTCGGCCAGGTGCGGCGCGAGCTGGCCGGCGAGGTCCTCGATCCGGGCGCTGGCGATCTCCTCCCTGCTGGGGAAGGTCCAGCGGCGGTCGCCGCGGTGCAGGATGCCGTTCAGGTCGCGGCTGAGCACGCCGAAGTCGGTGGACTCGAACTGGTCGTGGATCGTCTTGCCCGCCGCCTTCAGGCGCAGGAAGGCCTCCTCCCGGAACGCCGGCTCGGCCACGTAGGCGGCGAGCACCTGGAGCTGGGTGGCGAGGTCGCCGGTGCGGGTCGCGCCGGTGAACACGAAGGCGTCGTCGCCCAGGCCGAAGCGGGCGCCGAACACCTTGGAGGCCAGCACGCGCTCCATGTCGTCGGCATCGATCTTCTTCAGGCCGCCCTCCACATAGGCGCTGGCGGCCCAGGCCGGGCTCTGCCGCCCGGGCGAGAGGTCGAGCAGGCCGTCGCCGACGTTGACGCGGACCAGCACCTCGTCGTCGCGGAACTCGGTGGGCTTCACGGTCAGCCGCACGCCGTTCTCGAACCGGACGAAGGTGGTCCCGAGGTCGGCCGCCTCGCGGCGCTCGGCGACCTTGCCGGGCGGGCCGAAGCTGTCATAGGGCCAGGCGACGTCGGCGGCCTCCGACGGCGGGGCGACGGCGACCTGCCGCGAGGCCTCGAAGGCGGCGAGCAGGGCCTTGTCGCCGCCCTCGACGGGGCGGGGGCTCGCCATGAAGACGAGCGGGCCTTCGCCGTGGAAGGCGGCCTTCAGCGCGGCGGAGACCGTGTCGGCCTTCAGGTCCTTCACGACCGCCTCGAACAGGGCCAGTTCGTCGGCGGGGGAGGTGACCACCTCGTCGTCGGCCAGGGAGCCCACGATCTCGCCCGCCAGCTCGGCGGGGCGCCGGGTGGCCGCGCCGGCGGCGGCGGCGGTCAGCCGGGCGCGCAGTTCGGCGATCTCGCGGTCCAGCTCGTCCTGCCGGACCCCGTGGAGGATGGCCCGGCGCTGTTCCTGCTCGGCGGCGGCGAGGGCCTCGGCCCAGCGCGCCGGTTCGGCCGCCACTCCGACGACGGCGATGTCGGCCTCGTCCTCCTGCTGGAAGGTGTAGGCGGTCGCGGCGATGAACGGCGGGTCGCTCCGCCGGGCGATGCTGGCGTAGCGGCGGTTCAGGACGGCCAGGCCCAGGCCCTCGATCAGGTCGCGCCGGCGCCTGGCCGTGGTGTCGGGCGACAGGTCGGGCGGGGCGATCCAGGCCACCTGCAGCGAAAGGGAGGCGCCGGGCTCGACCACCAGCTTGGCCTCCGGGCCGCGCGGCTGGACCTGGCCCTGCACCGGCGGCTCGCCGGCCGGGCCCTCGGCGCGCCAGTCGCCGAAGCGCTCGCGGATCCTGGCCTCCATGGCGTCGACGTCGAAGTCGCCGACCGCCACGAACACCGCCCGCTCGGGCCGGTACCAGCGGCGGTAGTAGTCGGCGATCTCGGAAGCCGGGGCCGAGCGGAGGACCTCCACCGCGCCGATCGGCAGCCGCTCGGGCGCGCGCTGGCCCTTCAGCCAGAAGGCGAGGCGGTCCTTGTAGATGCGGTAGCCGGGGGTGTCGCGGGCCCGCTCCTCGGAGAGGACGACGCCGCGTTCCCGGTCGACGGCGGCCGGCTCGATGGTCAGGTTCGAGGCCGCCTCGCGCATCAGCATCAGCGAGGTGTCCACGGTCTCGGCGTCGGTCCGCGGCAGGTCCAGCATATAGATGGTCTCGCCGAAGCCGGTGGAGGCGTTGGTGTCGGGGCCGAAGGCGAGGCCGAGACGCTCCAGCATCCTGGTCATCTCGCCTTCCTTGACGTTCTTCGAGCCGTTGAAGGCCATGTGCTCGAGGAAGTGGGCCAGGCCCTGTTGGGCGTCGGTCTCCATCATCGAGCCGGCGTCGATCCACAGGCGCAGCGCCGCCTGGCCCGGCGGAATGGTCTGGCGGCGGATGGCGTAGCGCATGCCGTTGGGCAGGATCCCGAAGCGGATCGCCGGATCGGCCTTCAGGTCGGAGGCGGCATGCGCCCAGCGGGGCGGCGGCGCGTCGGCCGAGGCGGCGAGAGCGGAGAGGGGGGCGAGCAGCAGCGCGGCGCAGAGCGCGAGGGCCGCGCGCAGGGAACGGATCATTCGCAATGTCCCGGGAGGTCCTTCAAGGCCCGGCCACCATCGCGGACCCCCGCGGCCGGGGCAAGGCGCCCGAAAGGCGCCCGGAAGGCCACCGGAAGGCCACCGGAAGGCATCGGGCGCCCGGACGCTCGCGTCCGCGGCCAAGACCGCCTACATGGGAGCCGATGAACGCCGCACTGTTCGAAGCGCCGGCGGACGGAGGTCCGCGCCTGCCGCCCCATCGGGAGCAGCCGGAGTACCGCCGCAAGCCCGAGCCGGTGTTCAACGCGCCCTGGACGGTGCTGCTGCTGACCGCGGTGATCGTCGGCGGTTACGCCGTGCAGAGCCGGTTTCCGCTGTCCTCGGTGGCGATGTCGTTCGCGTTCTCGCCGGCCCTCCTCGTGGAAGGCCAGTGGGAGCGGCTGTTCACCTCGCTCTTCCTGCACGGCAA
The Phenylobacterium zucineum HLK1 genome window above contains:
- a CDS encoding M16 family metallopeptidase — translated: MIRSLRAALALCAALLLAPLSALAASADAPPPRWAHAASDLKADPAIRFGILPNGMRYAIRRQTIPPGQAALRLWIDAGSMMETDAQQGLAHFLEHMAFNGSKNVKEGEMTRMLERLGLAFGPDTNASTGFGETIYMLDLPRTDAETVDTSLMLMREAASNLTIEPAAVDRERGVVLSEERARDTPGYRIYKDRLAFWLKGQRAPERLPIGAVEVLRSAPASEIADYYRRWYRPERAVFVAVGDFDVDAMEARIRERFGDWRAEGPAGEPPVQGQVQPRGPEAKLVVEPGASLSLQVAWIAPPDLSPDTTARRRRDLIEGLGLAVLNRRYASIARRSDPPFIAATAYTFQQEDEADIAVVGVAAEPARWAEALAAAEQEQRRAILHGVRQDELDREIAELRARLTAAAAGAATRRPAELAGEIVGSLADDEVVTSPADELALFEAVVKDLKADTVSAALKAAFHGEGPLVFMASPRPVEGGDKALLAAFEASRQVAVAPPSEAADVAWPYDSFGPPGKVAERREAADLGTTFVRFENGVRLTVKPTEFRDDEVLVRVNVGDGLLDLSPGRQSPAWAASAYVEGGLKKIDADDMERVLASKVFGARFGLGDDAFVFTGATRTGDLATQLQVLAAYVAEPAFREEAFLRLKAAGKTIHDQFESTDFGVLSRDLNGILHRGDRRWTFPSREEIASARIEDLAGQLAPHLADGRIEVVIVGDVTIEDAVAKVAATVGALPPRPEPGPIPAAARRVGFPEGGDPPMVLTHKGRADQSIGYVAWPTEDYWADPQRARETAILSEVLQLRLLDELREAQGATYSPNVGVSHSLTWEGWGYIAASVEVPPDKLDGFFADVAKIAGDLRDEEPTADELARAKTPRIERLQKARLTNQYWLAELSGAQFDPRRLESIRQSVPGTQKVTAADVQAAAQRWLRAERAFRLVVKPAAPLSGK